Proteins encoded together in one Microplitis mediator isolate UGA2020A chromosome 7, iyMicMedi2.1, whole genome shotgun sequence window:
- the LOC130672363 gene encoding uncharacterized protein LOC130672363 isoform X1 — protein MNIFLPVENMKSAIMATFYHYGSSDEKPNHDMCPKGEESWCSYQRAEARGELDTFSHDYSPLPSDVLKAIKPIYEDLSNENLLSRCVGGFNQNNNESFNQLVWKICPKTVNTSFTIVQIAAYVAMCIFNEGINSLLVLMNTLGLNCGPNSHRYAERMDAARIKVADKRANDNTREGRLQRRHQQIDILEAAMSAEELLYGPGIDDSV, from the exons atgaatatattccttcctgttgaaaatatgaaatctgctataatggcaaccttttatcactacggctcgagtgatgaaaaaccgaatcatgatatgtgtccaaaaggcgaagaatcttggtgctcttaccagcgcgctgaagcaagaggagagcttgataccttttctcacgattattctcctttaccttctgatgttttaaaagctatcaagcctatatacgaagatcttagtaatgaaaatttactttcaagatgtgtaggtggattcaatcagaataataatgaaagctttaaccaactagtatggaaaatatgcccaaaaacggtaaatactagttttactatcgtacaaatagctgcatacgttgctatgtgtatatttaatgagggtataaattcattattagtcttgatgaatacactaggacttaattgtgggcctaattctcatcggtatgcagaaagaatggatgctgcacgtatcaaagtagcagataagcgcgctaatgataacacccgagaaggtcgattgcaacgtaggcaccagcaaatcgatattttggaagctgctatgtcggctgaagagctattatatggtccaggaatagatgactcagt atga
- the LOC130672363 gene encoding uncharacterized protein LOC130672363 isoform X2, whose protein sequence is MENMPKNVLMNTLGLNCGPNSHRYAERMDAARIKVADKRANDNTREGRLQRRHQQIDILEAAMSAEELLYGPGIDDSV, encoded by the exons atggaaaatatgcccaaaaacg tcttgatgaatacactaggacttaattgtgggcctaattctcatcggtatgcagaaagaatggatgctgcacgtatcaaagtagcagataagcgcgctaatgataacacccgagaaggtcgattgcaacgtaggcaccagcaaatcgatattttggaagctgctatgtcggctgaagagctattatatggtccaggaatagatgactcagt atga
- the LOC130672364 gene encoding peptidyl-tRNA hydrolase ICT1, mitochondrial-like isoform X2 — MNAISLKISQLLSNKILNINPVAAMGIIHPNEKFSGYIPVEKLKITYSRSSGPGGQNVDKSNTKVDLRFNVKDATWISEDIKEKLLIKEHNRINKDGYLVIKSDLTRYQIMNVADALEKLRAMIRRTITPVKVVDPESEELQRKRKIKAARERIYEKRMRSQIKKDRNVNLD; from the exons atgaatgcaatcagtttaaaaatttctcaactactgagtaacaaaattttaaacataaatCCTGTAGCTGCTATGGGAATAATTC ATCCAAATGAAAAATTCAGCGGTTATATtccagttgaaaaattaaaaataacttacagTAGAAGCAGTGGTCCAGGTGGACAAAATGTTGACAAATCAAACACTAAAGTTGATCTACGATTTAATGTCAAAGATGCTACGTGGATATCAGaagatataaaagaaaaattattgataaag GAACacaatagaataaataaagatgGATATTTGGTGATAAAATCAGATTTAACGCGTTACCAAATTATGAATGTTGCTGATGCTTTAGAAAAACTCAGAGCAATGATTCGACGTACAATCACTCCTGTAAAAGTTGTTGATCCAGAGTCTGAAGAATTGCAACGTAAACGAAAAATTAAAGCCGCTCGGGAACGTATTTACGAAAAACGAATGCGAtctcaaattaaaaaagatcGCAATGTTAATCtggattaa
- the LOC130672364 gene encoding peptidyl-tRNA hydrolase ICT1, mitochondrial-like isoform X1, with protein sequence MNAISLKISQLLSNKILNINPVAAMGIIRNCSFKNIYSQENLYPNSKSQLFTPTFVPDPNEKFSGYIPVEKLKITYSRSSGPGGQNVDKSNTKVDLRFNVKDATWISEDIKEKLLIKEHNRINKDGYLVIKSDLTRYQIMNVADALEKLRAMIRRTITPVKVVDPESEELQRKRKIKAARERIYEKRMRSQIKKDRNVNLD encoded by the exons atgaatgcaatcagtttaaaaatttctcaactactgagtaacaaaattttaaacataaatCCTGTAGCTGCTATGGGAATAATTCGTAattgttcatttaaaaatatttattctcaagaaaatttatatcctaATAGTAAAAGTCAACTTTTTACTCCtactttt GTTCCAGATCCAAATGAAAAATTCAGCGGTTATATtccagttgaaaaattaaaaataacttacagTAGAAGCAGTGGTCCAGGTGGACAAAATGTTGACAAATCAAACACTAAAGTTGATCTACGATTTAATGTCAAAGATGCTACGTGGATATCAGaagatataaaagaaaaattattgataaag GAACacaatagaataaataaagatgGATATTTGGTGATAAAATCAGATTTAACGCGTTACCAAATTATGAATGTTGCTGATGCTTTAGAAAAACTCAGAGCAATGATTCGACGTACAATCACTCCTGTAAAAGTTGTTGATCCAGAGTCTGAAGAATTGCAACGTAAACGAAAAATTAAAGCCGCTCGGGAACGTATTTACGAAAAACGAATGCGAtctcaaattaaaaaagatcGCAATGTTAATCtggattaa
- the LOC130672366 gene encoding clusterin-associated protein 1, which produces MSCRDLRNFTETMRFLGYPRLISLSNFRVPNFSLVAEILVWLIHRFDPDSDMTAEYETVEDRVSIIRRAAEFIAIKTNIKLNTKKLYQADGHAVHELLKIATALYEAQNKNAEDEIMSGEILNPLVIDITDELSELKSTRQMASQLTVSGASLFDLLGREVQLREIRNSKAARQFDTSQIEVAFKDVIESMKKDIDDTRRQIDNVKETEQNLETKIERRQMELERNKKRLLTLRKVRPAFMEEFEKLEVELRIVYENYLQKCRYLAYLEHLYEDMTKVEQEKFEQRQAATKRQLEQLRGEDASFESIMEGNDSIFTNNIRSTLNLDGTERDLDKNDQGQVQAGETTGRASRVQLNQRRIYGTMSGRPRGLRESNDSIGSLDDSDSDLLIDGDLDDDEEDDDIDIENVRGNLLSTVTSHEIAASLDLKSNTEKRSISKAGHVDEDF; this is translated from the exons atgtccTGTCGAGATTTGAGAA attttacaGAAACAATGAGATTTTTGGGGTATCCCAGATTAATTTCTCTGTCAAATTTTCGCGTTCCTAATTTTTCTCTAGTCGCTGAAATTTTAGTTTGGTTGATCCATCGATTTGATCCTGATTCAGATATGACTGCTGAGTATGAAACTGTTGAAGATCGTGTGTCTATTATACGACGTGCTGCTGAATTtata gcaattaaaacaaatattaaattaaatactaaaaaacTGTATCAAGCTGATGGTCACGCCGTACACGAGTTGCTTAAAATAGCAACAGCATTATATGAAGCGCAAAATAAAAATGCTGAGGATGAAATAATGTCcggagaaattttaaatcctTTGGTGATTGATATAACTGATGAGTTATCAGAACTTAAAAGTACAAGACAAATGGCCAGTCAGTTAACAGTAAGTGGCGCCagtttatttgatttattaggGAGAGAAGTTCAGCTTCGTGAAATACGTAATAGTAAAGCTGCGCGTCAATTTGATACTTCGCAAATTGAAGTTGCTTTTAAAGATGTCATTGAAAGTATGAAGAAAGACATTGATGACACAAGGCGGCAAATTGATAATGTCaag gaGACTGAACAAAATTTAGAAACAAAAATCGAAAGACGTCAAATGGAAttagaaagaaataaaaaaagattattaaCTTTACGTAAAGTACGCCCGGCATTTATggaagaatttgaaaaattagaagTTGAACTTCGTATagtttatgaaaattatcttcaaaaGTGCCGTTATTTAGCATATTTAGAGCATCTTTATGAAGATATGACAAAAGTTGAGCAAGAAAAGTTTGAACAAAGACAAGCTGCTACTAAAAGACAATTGGAACAGCTTCGCGGTGAAGATGCTAGCTTTGAAAGTATAATGGAAGGCAATGAttcaatatttacaaataatattcGCAGTACTTTAAATCTTGATGGAACAGAAAGagatttagataaaaatgatCAAGGACAAGTCCAAGCTggag aaACAACAGGTAGGGCTTCAAGAGTACAATTAAATCAAAGAAGAATTTATGGTACCATGTCAGGAAGACCACGTGGTTTACGAGAATCAAATGACAGTATTGGCTCACTAGATGACAGCGACAGTGATCTTTTGATTGATGGTGACCTCGACGATGATGAAGAAGATGATGACATTGACATCGAAAATGTACGAGGTAACTTATTGAGTACGGTGACGAGTCATGAAATAGCAGCATCAttagatttaaaaagtaatacaGAAAAAAGGTCAATCAGTAAAGCGGGACATGTTGATgaagatttttaa
- the LOC130672362 gene encoding uncharacterized protein LOC130672362, translated as MSCTTRVTRGTMFLRNYSILLIVTFLVTNDAISPPQNQHFDINDYLYGVDDDLQARARASIETEQHAYRINSRNQGSYGNLTACEDVWESPCPPSKYRTPSGTCNNVRHPSWGARGSPFLKFLPPAYSDGLSKPRSSVSRHALPSPIDIITRLHKVTTREERKALTSLTGLWAELVLRDIAMPITPGLDSLRCCRDNRNPECYTSHDLNGKCTPYMRAVPARSAYGCKFENRQQMNGASSYLDGSDIYGSTDGQMNRLRTYRAGRVNIESCDTCNQMDNPLKFLYTVIINEHNRIAGILHQLNRNWDDSKLFLEARRAVVAQIQRITMQEFAASVLGESAVGKQLKESTNGFYRDYSSANRPGTFDAIALAVLPALTSLSRYPHNMNATLENKLDYVARGLNLDIIESLRSRYAYNGMPHIWNTSTLLIHMGRDHGIPGYFAFLDHCISAAGSPTRFMKPEDVAIIQSIYNNVEDIDLLVGGVLETPSKGAAVGPTFSCLLINQLVKLKNSDRFWYENDLPPSSFTSNQLAAIKRVSLSSLLCANAAVSSIQPMAFIQSDEYLNTKIDCDRYNPLDLTAWREETDSSNKNPVFEDNKEQSKVENEMTPLKVKSNQWANKESLIDPQVLRLALKKAEQDLIVRKKLEYNSWLQQKTADPKSPAGTAASFSKANKDALILANSSIFYELITNEIINGAQGLKRRKRQVFGSSNEFDFTNTGDLSDLLQNVDLTNFLPNSRATNHEEIDCPPEEGICDPTSPYRTFTGHCNNLRNPSLGKSLTTFARLLPPVYEDGVSKPRINSVTGIPLPNPRLISRTIHPDISNLHNRYTLMVMQFAQFVDHDLTMTPIHKGFAESIPSCRSCDSARTVHPECNPFPVPPGDHFYPTINETTGERLCFPSMRSLPGQQHLGPREQINQNTAFLDASVVYGENICIGNVLRGFSQDGRMNITTHPNRAKDLLPRSATHPECKSASGYCFIGGDARAAEQPALTVMHTMWVREHNRIMEGLRNVNPHWDGEKLYQETRRIVSAMIQHVTYNEFLPRLLGWNAISLYGLKLLPQGHYKEYSPTCNPSILTEFGAAAYRIGHSLLRPHLPRMDQNYRPMDPPILLRDGFFNNDMLYQQSMVDEMIRGLVATPMETMDQFITGEVTNHLFENNKIPFSGVDLIALNVQRARDHGIPSYNHYRALCNLKRANTFDDLSREMAPEVIARFKRIYAHVDDIDLFPGGMSERPLQGGLVGPTFGCIIAIQFRQLRKCDRFWYETNDPNIRFTEPQLNEIRKNTLSKIICENMDSHVEMQRAAFDLPSNFLNPRVPCSSMAAMDFTPWREVRHGGCQIGGRRVSIGESGFPTPCTSCICTDEGTQCASLRVTNCDQLLREASRESILRDEICTAQCGFALATSNQSARQFSSSSSFATASSNAFSGFKLPDLSQFLG; from the exons atgagctGTACCACGAGGGTAACACGAGGGACCATGTTCTTAcg aaactattcaatacttttaataGTAACTTTTTTAGTAACCAATGATGCCATATCGCCACCACAAAATCAACACTTTGATATAAAtg ACTATTTATATGGAGTGGACGATGATCTTCAAGCGAGAGCTCGTGCATCGATAGAAACCGAGCAACACGCGTACAGAATAAATTCCCG GAATCAAGGCAGTTATGGAAACTTAACTGCCTGTGAAGATGTATGGGAAAGTCCTTGTCCACCAAGCAAGTACCGGACACCCTCTGGTACTTGTAACAACGTACGGCATCCATCCTGGGGCGCCCGAGGCTCACCATTTCTCAAGTTTCTCCCACCTGCGTACAGTGATG GTCTATCGAAGCCAAGATCATCAGTGAGTCGTCATGCGCTACCATCGCCAATAGACATCATCACTCGACTCCATAAAGTGACAACACGTGAAGAGCGAAAGGCATTGACAAGTCTCACAGGCCTGTGGGCCGAACTAGTTCTTCGTGACATCGCAATGCCAATTACACCTGGTCTCGATTCATTACGATGTTGCCGCGATAATCGTAACCCCGAGTGCTACACGAGTCACGATTTAAATGGCAAATGTACGCCATACATGAGAGCAGTACCAGCACGTAGTGCTTACGgttgtaaatttgaaaaccgACAGCAGATGAACGGTGCATCGAGTTATCTCGATGGTTCAGATATTTATGGGAGTACCGATGGACAAATGAATAGATTGAGAACATACAGAGCCGGTCGTGTTAATATTGAATCCTGTGATACCTGCAATCAAATGGACAACCCGCTTAAATTTTTGTACAcagttataataaatgaacATAACAGAATTGCTGGTATTCTTCATCAGTTAAACCGTAATTGGGACGATTCAAAACTATTTTTAGAAGCGCGACGAGCTGTCGTTGCGCAAATCCAACGTATTACTATGCAAGAATTTGCCGCCAGTGTTTTAGGGGAATCGGCTGTTGGCAAGCAGCTAAAAGAATCGACAAATGGATTTTATCGTGATTATTCATCAGCAAATAGGCCGGGTACTTTTGACGCTATTGCACTAGCGGTTCTTCCAGCTCTTACTTCACTATCGAGGTACCCGCATAATATGAACGCAACTTTGGAAAATAAACTTGATTATGTTGCCAGAGGACTGAATCTTGACATCATCGAATCACTTAGATCCCGATATGCATACAATGGGATGCCGCACATTTGGAACACCAGCACACTATTGATCCACATGGGACGTGATCACGGTATCCCTGGTTATTTTGCTTTCCTAGATCACTGCATATCAGCAGCAGGATCTCCAACGCGATTTATGAAGCCTGAAGATGTCGCAATTATTCaaagtatttataataatgtcGAAGATATTGATTTGCTTGTTGGTGGAGTACTTGAGACTCCGAGCAAAGGTGCAGCTGTTGGTCCAACATTTTCTTGTTTGCTTATAAATCAACTTGTTAAGCTAAAAAATTCCGATCGCTTCTGGTATGAAAATGATTTACCGCCATCGAGTTTTACGAGCAATCAACTTGCGGCAATAAAACGCGTTAGTTTAAGTAGTCTGCTGTGTGCAAATGCTGCGGTATCTAGTATACAGCCAATGGCATTTATACAAAgtgatgaatatttaaatactaaaatcGATTGCGACAGATATAATCCGCTTGACTTGACTGCTTGGAGAGAAGAGACTGatagttcaaataaaaatccagTATTTGAAGACAACAAAGAACAGAGTAAAGTAGAAAATGAAATGACTCCACTTAAAGTTAAGTCAAATCAATGGGCCAATAAGGAATCACTAATTGACCCACAAGTACTGAGATTAGCATTGAAAAAAGCTGAGCAAGATTTGATAGTTCGTAAAAAACTTGAATACAATTCATGGTTGCAGCAGAAAACAGCGGACCCTAAATCCCCGGCTGGTACTGCCGCTAGTTTTTCAAAGGCTAATAAAGATGCTCTGATTCTTGCTAACTCTTCAATATTTTACGAGCTGATAACAAACGAAATAATAAACGGAGCCCAAGGACTCAAACGTCGTAAGCGACAAGTGTTTGGCAGCTCAAATGAATTCGACTTTACAAACACTGGCGACCTTTCAGATCTCCTGCAAAACGTTGATTTGACGAACTTTTTACCAAATTCCCGTGCTACTAATCACGAAGAAATCGATTGTCCACCAGAGGAAGGCATCTGCGATCCAACTAGTCCGTATCGTACTTTCACAGGTCACTGCAATAATTTACGTAATCCTAGTCTTGGTAAATCATTGACAACTTTTGCCCGGCTTTTACCGCCTGTTTATGAAGACGGCGTTTCTAAGCCGCGAATAAATTCCGTTACTGGAATTCCTCTGCCGAATCCGCGACTCATATCTCGAACAATTCATCCCGACATTTCAAACCTTCACAATCGTTATACTTTAATGGTAATGCAATTTGCTCAGTTTGTTGATCATGACTTGACAATGACACCCATTCATAAAGGCTTTGCTGAATCAATACCCAGCTGCAGATCTTGTGACTCAGCTCGTACTGTTCATCCTGAGTGCAATCCATTCCCCGTACCACCGGGTGATCATTTTTACCCGACAATTAATGAAACAACTGGCGAGCGTTTATGTTTTCCGTCAATGAGATCATTGCCGGGACAACAACATCTAGGACCGCGGGaacaaataaatcaaaatactGCATTCCTCGACGCATCTGTTGTTTACGGAGAAAATATTTGTATCGGTAATGTACTGAGAGGTTTTAGTCAAGACGGACGTATGAATATAACCACGCATCCAAATCGCGCTAAAGATTTGCTACCGCGATCGGCAACTCATCCGGAATGTAAATCTGCATCTGGATACTGTTTTATAGGCGGTGATGCACGTGCTGCTGAACAGCCAGCACTCACTGTAATGCACACAATGTGGGTACGTGAGCACAACAGAATTATGGAAGGTCTGAGAAACGTGAACCCACATTGGGACGGCGAGAAACTTTATCAGGAAACCCGAAGAATCGTCAGCGCGATGATCCAACATGTGACTTACAACGAATTTTTACCTCGACTACTTGGATGGAACGCAATAAGTCTCTATGGTCTTAAACTTCTGCCCCAGGGTCACTACAAAGAATACTCGCCGACATGTAACCCGAGTATTCTTACAGAATTCGGTGCCGCGGCTTACAGAATAGGCCACTCGTTACTGCGCCCCCATTTGCCGCGAATGGATCAAAATTACCGGCCTATGGACCCGCCAATTCTTCTACGCGACGGATTCTTCAACAACGACATGCTGTACCAGCAGAGTATGGTGGACGAGATGATTCGGGGACTGGTGGCAACACCCATGGAAACAATGGATCAGTTTATAACCGGAGAAGTAACAAATCATTTATTCGAAAACAACAAAATACCATTTTCCGGTGTCGATCTCATTGCACTTAATGTTCAACGCGCGCGAGATCACGGGATACCTTCATACAATCATTATCGCGCGCTTTGTAATTTAAAACGCGCGAATACTTTCGATGATCTTTCTCGAGAAATGGCGCCAGAAGTTATCGCCAGATTCAAAAGAATTTACGCGCATGTTGATGACATCGATCTGTTCCCTGGTGGTATGAGCGAACGACCTCTTCAAGGTGGTCTTGTTGGTCCGACATTTGGTTGCATCATAGCAATACAATTCCGACAGTTGCGTAAATGCGATCGTTTTTGGTACGAAACGAACGATCCCAATATTCGTTTTACTGAGCCTCAGCTAAATGAAATCAGAAAAAACACACTgtcgaaaataatttgtgaAAATATGGACTCGCATGTGGAAATGCAACGCGCGGCGTTTGATTTACCATCGAATTTCTTGAACCCTCGAGTTCCTTGCAGCTCAATGGCCGCGATGGACTTTACCCCCTGGCGCGAAGTGAGACACGGAGGATGTCAAATTGGAGGCAGACGAGTATCTATTGGCGAATCTGGTTTCCCTACTCCTTGCACGAGTTGCATATGTACTGATGAAGGC ACTCAGTGCGCATCACTACGAGTCACGAATTGTGACCAATTATTACGTGAAGCTTCACGTGAATCCATTTTACGTGACGAAATTTGTACAGCACAGTGTGGGTTCGCTCTTGCTACTTCGAACCAATCTGCGAGACAATTttcatcttcatcatcattTGCTACAGCTTCGAGTAATGCATTTAGTGGTTTCAAACTTCCCGATCTCTCACAATTTCTCGGTTAA